From the Penicillium oxalicum strain HP7-1 chromosome V, whole genome shotgun sequence genome, one window contains:
- a CDS encoding 60S ribosomal protein L16: protein MSSFEPVVVIDGKGHLLGRLASTVAKQLLNGQKIVVVRCEALNISGEFFRAKLKYHAYLRKMTRFNPTRGGPFHFRAPSRIFYKAVRGMIPHKTARGAAALERLKVFEGVPPPYDKKKRVVVPQALRVLRLRPGRKYCTVGRLSHEVGWKYQDVVSRLEERRKVKSKAYYERKKAARRNLAKAESGANVDSKTKSQLAQLGY, encoded by the exons ATGTCCTCTTTCGAACCAGTG GTCGTCATCGACGGCAAGGGACACCTCCTTGGTCGCCTGGCCAGCACTGTCGCTAAGCAGCTGCTGAACGGTCAGAAGATCGTCGTTGTGAGATGTGAGGCCCTTAACATCTCCGGCGAGTTCTTCCGCGCGAAGC TGAAGTACCACGCCTACCTCCGCAAGATGACCCGTTTCAACCCCACTCGTGGTGGTCCCTTCCACTTCCGCGCTCCCTCCCGCATCTTCTACAAGGCTGTCCGCGGCATGATTCCCCACAAGACCGCCCGTGGTGCTGCTGCCCTTGAGCGCCTGAAGGTCTTCGAGGGTGTTCCCCCTCCCTacgacaagaagaagcgtGTCGTTGTCCCCCAGGCTCTCCGTGTCCTGCGTCTGCGCCCCGGCCGCAAGTACTGCACCGTTGGCCGTCTCAGCCACGAGGTTGGCTGGAAGTACCAGGACGTCGTTTCTCG TCTCGAGGAGCGCCGGAAGGTTAAGAGCAAGGCCTACTACGAGCGCAAGAAGGCTGCTCGCCGTAACCTTGCCAAGGCGGAGTCGGGTGCCAACGTTGACAGCAAGACCAAGAGCCAGCTCGCTCAGCTCGGCTACTAG